The following proteins come from a genomic window of Lolium rigidum isolate FL_2022 chromosome 5, APGP_CSIRO_Lrig_0.1, whole genome shotgun sequence:
- the LOC124654163 gene encoding fatty acyl-CoA reductase 1-like, with protein sequence MDAVEVAGCFRDKTILVTGSTGFLGKLLVEKILRVQPDVKKLYLLVRAPDAASAEQRILSQVLGKDLFNTLREKHGLAGFQKLIKEKIVPLAGDVGTRDFGLDSSRLEDLCEEIDIIIHGAATTSFYERYDVSLATNALGAQYGCEFAKKCPNLKMLLHVSTAFVAGTQEGLLLEKALKMGQALRPGYHLDIEAELQLVEKVKTEFMAAKSGGSDQSEKTIMKELGLKRACHFGWPNVYTFTKAMGEMLLEQQRGDLPVVIIRPTMVTSTYQDPFPGWIEGARTIDALIVAYDEQAFPCFVGDLKDTMDAVPADMVVNATLVAGVVHWNEKGQVIYHVSSALRNPLTGQVFEDACWDYFSVHPRVLENGKALQNRRPYLFKKFSYFRAYLTLMYKLPLEMLHAVSLLFCGLFSQYYQKHNRRYKFLMLLVKLYAPYAFFKGWFDDTNLTRMRKEVKMNGNDGSLFNFDVKSMDWHQYLLNVHVPAVLKYGRKKKGSV encoded by the exons ATGGACGCCGTCGAGGTGGCTGGGTGCTTCCGGGACAAGACCATTCTCGTCACCGGCTCAACTGGGTTCCTCGGAAAAT TGCTGGTGGAGAAGATACTGAGGGTTCAGCCGGACGTGAAGAAACTCTACCTCTTGGTGCGCGCACCGGATGCAGCCTCCGCCGAGCAGCGTATCCTGTCCCAG GTGCTGGGGAAGGATCTGTTCAACACCCTGCGAGAGAAGCATGGGCTTGCTGGCTTCCAGAAGCTCATCAAAGAGAAGATagttcctctcgccggagacgtcgGGACTCGTGACTTCGGCCTCGATAGCTCCAGACTCGAGGACCTCTGCGAAGAGATCGATATTATCATCCATGGGGCAGCAACAACCAGCTTTTATGAAAG GTATGATGTCTCTTTGGCAACTAATGCATTAGGAGCACAATATGGATGCGAATTTGCAAAGAAGTGTCCTAATCTGAAAATGTTGCTTCATGTTTCCACTG CCTTTGTAGCTGGTACCCAAGAAGGACTTTTACTGGAGAAAGCACTCAAGATGGGTCAAGCACTACGACCAGGTTACCACTTGGACATTGAAGCTGAGTTGCAGTTGGTTGAGAAGGTGAAGACTGAATTCATGGCAGCAAAGAGTGGTGGTTCAGACCAATCTGAGAAGACAATCATGAAAGAACTTGGCTTAAAAAG GGCTTGCCATTTTGGATGGCCAAACGTATATACATTTACCAAGGCTATGGGGGAGATGTTACTTGAGCAGCAGAGGGGAGACCTTCCTGTTGTCATTATTCGTCCCACCATGGTAACCAGCACTTACCAAGATCCTTTTCCTGGGTGGATAGAAGGGGCAAG GACAATTGATGCTCTCATTGTCGCCTATGATGAGCAGGCGTTCCCCTGCTTCGTAGGTGATCTCAAAGATACAATGGATGCG GTTCCTGCTGATATGGTGGTAAATGCAACTCTGGTAGCTGGGGTTGTTCACTGGAATGAGAAAGGGCAAGTCATTTACCACGTGAGCTCGGCACTCCGAAATCCACTGACCGGTCAAGTTTTTGAGGATGCATGTTGGGATTACTTCTCCGTCCATCCTCGTGTACTAGAGAATGGAAAAGCTCTCCAAAAtagaaggccatacttgttcaagAAATTCTCTTACTTCCGTGCATATCTGACCCTGATGTATAAGCTACCACTCGAG ATGCTGCATGCAGTGAGCCTATTATTTTGTGGGTTATTTTCACAATATTACCAGAAGCACAACAGAAGATACAAATTCTTAATGCTTTTGGTCAAGCTGTATGCACCATATGCCTTCTTCAAAGGATG GTTTGATGACACAAACTTGACAAGGATGAGGAAGGAAGTAAAGATGAACGGCAATGATGGTAGCCTATTTAACTTTGATGTCAAATCTATGGACTGGCACCAATATCTCTTGAACGTCCATGTCCCAGCTGTGTTAAAATATGGTCGCAAAAAGAAGGGAAGTGTGTAG